The segment GCTCCACAGACTTCCATATTTCATCCACCCAAAGCTCCCGTAGGATTCTAAATTGATGCTTTTTCAGCCTATGCCCTGTTACCTTCTGAAAAGTCGTCGGCAATAATCGAAATAATCGGAGCCAGAAACAGACAAAGCGCTTCAGTTCTTTCCGATAAACCTTCTCGGAAGGCGGCCTTGCAACCGATTCGAAGGGCATTTTGTAAGGGCGGTCTGGATACCTGCCGCGGAGCCACCTTCTCAAACATACATCCGTTGCCCGGACTGTCTCACCGCATTGATCCAGGAGACGATCAAGCGCGGCTATCATAAATAATAGCCTTCGTTCATCACGTGCCGGACtgatgatggcttctccttcaacgaCACCAAGAGGCAAGGGTCGGTTATCCGTGCAGTGAGGTAGCGCTGTGAGGCGAACTAGAACATCACAACGCGCTTTTCTAAATGTGGTTTCCCAGCCTGTGCGCCGCAGCCAGTTGGTCTGTAAGGCGGAAGAAGCTGGCGTCTCTTGAACACGCGACCTTCGACCTCCACTCTGCTGGTTTTCTAACCGAACATGCTCCTCGGTGAACAGCTTCTGAGCAAGGAGCTTGATGGGATCAGGACTGGCTTGTAGAAGAATGCTGCTGGGTATAGACCTGCTGTTGACGTCATTGTCACTACTGACGAGCCATGACCTTCGAGTATTATTCGCTGTCCAGCTCTGGAACAaaacttcttgttgaatATGGTCTCGAAGCCAGTGCTGTCGGCTTTTCTTTTCAGCCGTGAGTTTCAACTTGTCGCGGTGTTCGGCCCTGAGGTGATCCTCCAGAACCTTCCCACTAGCAGAGTGGAGACCGCAGTGCTTACAAGACAGGCCTTTTTGTACGGCAAGGTACGGGTGACGTCGTGATCCATGAGGTCTGGGGGCCAAAGTGTCTGGATCTGGGAGGTTCAGTGAGGACAGGAGGGGCTTGAGGCCATGCCGAGCAGATCTGGCAATGCCATGCTTTTTGCCGGGATGCTCCGATGCGCGTCTGGGACTCAAAGCAAAACCGCATTTGGTACATATGATAGCTTGCTCTGGTGAATTGTAATAAAGGCCGAGCGTCTCGAGCTTCTGCACCTTTGTTGGGGATAAAATGGGATGAGTACTTTGCTCCTGAACAGGTAAGGGGTCCATTATGACTAAGCTTAGAAAAGTAATAACATAGGATGAAACGGAGAATATCGATTAGACGTTTTACGAAGACGATAGGTATGTCATATCCAGCAAGCAATAGCAAAATCATGCCGTTGTTTGGGTCTGGAGTGATCAAGTTCAACAACTTGACAAGGGTCAGCCGACGGAAACGCGACGCGTTTCGTGTTTTAGGTTTTCTAATTTCATGAGTGCGGTCCAAGAAACGCAGTGCGTTTCCATCCGGGAAATATGGGGCGAAAATGCTAGACGATGATTGGTCAAAAACAGGAAACGCAATGCGTTTCTGCTAGTAATTCTTGAGTAGGCGGAGGGGTACAAGGTTCGTCGTCAATCAGGGCCTCCCAGAAATAGGAATTTGCCGCATTGGCCTCGCGACAGAGCTCAAGATACTGGCTCCGTAAAGACGAAATCAATGTTTCGGCACGATCGAAGTTGGTGGAGTGCATCTTGTTACGTGCAAGGCTTCCGATGGGTcgatcaacatcagcaaagGATGGGTCTGGCTCGAAAAATTCCAAAATGCACTCTTGTTGAAAGTTGTAGACTGATTCACAGTCGAGATAGAGTCGCAGTTTCAGAAGCGTGAGGGCTACGAGAtgactgaggctgaggttcGAAACCCGAGCGCTGAGTTTAGTCAAGGATTCGAAAGCGTTGGCGCCGTGAAGGTTCAAGAATGGTGATCGAGAGCGAGCTTCAGGCCCGTTCCTGGCCCACCATTTGATGAAATCGTAGCACTCTTGCTCCCGGTcaagtcgaagaagaacatgAGGGATAAGGTCGCGCAAGCCTAAAGGGTCTGTAGGATCTTGCCGCAGCATCTCGTTGAAGCGCTCGAGTGCGGCTTCTGAGGCATCTCGTGTACCGCGCTGAAGGATCTTGTCGGTAGCGGCGAACCGCAGCCTCATTGCCTGCTTGTTCATCCCGGCTGAGGTTGTAGTTAATGCAGCTGAGCCATGGATGGAAGGTTGATTTGAAGAGAGGCAGCCTGGTGGTGAAGGCGGGGCGAGTAACTGTTAGATACGCACgaatacgatggggtgagtgtatccaagtgtggagcagaatgttgtgatgttattgatcgtcgacttgattctttgatcagtctgtcaaagaggggtgaaacccctcttttggatacaagaataatattgcagtaagggaagtggagcccattcccagccgccaatctaacacACCCCCCCAGTTGAGGCCTACTGGCTGAAACTGCTCACACATGAAGTTCCAGTCTAGCTAGTCTTTCTGAAATTTCGTCCTCTCCGAGATTCTGGAGGCGTCTGTTCATCAGATGCTCCGTGATGTCAGTCAGGCCAATCTGTTTGACGAATTTTTGAAGTTGTCCATGATTCATAGCCTTCGTGAGTCCATCTGCGATCATGTCCGTTGTCTGTCGATATTCCACTTGaattcttttcctttgtgCTTCCTGCCTCAACCAGTGGTTGTGAATGTCGACGTGTCTGAGTTTGGTTTGGAGCTTTCCAATATCCTTGTTCACCAGCCTTATGGTCTGCTGATTGTCACACTGGATTCGTATCCGTTCGTCATCCAATTTGATCCCcaattctttgatcagtcttGAAATGAACATTGCTTCCTTTGCAGCTTGGGCAAGTGAAAGGAGCTCCGCCTCTGTGGTCGAGGTAGTCACGGTGCCTTGCTTGTTGGCTCTCCATCCAATGGTACCGCCAAATAGCTTCATAACATATGCTTGAGAGCTCTTGCGATCCATTGTGTTGTCGGCAAACGAAGCATCGCTGGCTACGTTGAATGTATCATCTCCACCGAATTGCAGTGCCAATGCTTTCGTGCTTCTAAGATAGAGCAGTGCCTGGTCTGCCGCTGCGTGATGGTGAGGTCCGGGGTTTGCGTTGAATCTGGCAAGTCTGGCCGTTGCAAATGCAACATCCGGACGTGTGATGACTGCTGCGTATAGAACCGATCCGACCTTTCTTTGGTAGCGTCTGATAGATGGTAGGCTAGCTCGCTCGTTGTACGCTAGTAGCTCTTCTCGTTTCATCGGGGTTTCATGTCGATAATCTGTCCGGTCAACAAGGTTAgcaatcttgtcaagataATCGGATTGTGATAGCCAGAGGAGTTTcttctctctgtctctgatGATTTCAATCCCGAGGAACCATTGCAATGGTTTTCCTCCACTGAGTTTGTATTTGTTCTGTAATTTGTTTATGATACTTTGGATCTCgttctttctctccttcttgtACGCCAGaacgatatcatcaacatagAAGAAGATGATTATTGCTCCTTTGGTCATACAGCAGGGTTCATGTGGAACGGTCTTGAATCCAAGTTCTTGTAGGGTAGCTGTGAGGTCTCTTTGCCATAGTAGTGGCGACTCCCTTAGCCCGTAAAGCGCTTTCCGGAGCATCAGGATCATTCCTGGTTTCCGATAGCCCTGTGGCATGCGCATGAAAACAGTCCTGTCTAGCTTAGCGTTCACAAACGCGTTGACCGCGTCGTACTGGATCAATTCCAAGTCAAAGCGTGCAGCgatggccatcaacgtcCTGAAGGATCGTCCAGCAAGTGTTGCCGCATAGGTCTCTTCGTGAATTGACTTGGCTTGTTGGTCGCCCCTCACTACCAGACGCGCCTTGCACTTCTGGAAGCGACCGTGTTTGTCAAACTTGTACACGTAGACCCACATGCAGTCAAGAATTTGATTTCCCTTTGTTTGAGGGTCGTCTCGAGGAATTTCAGTCCATgattccatctcttcatgGCTCCTAAGATGCGCTGTTTCTGCTTCCTCAAATAGAGTTCCCATTGGATGATTGATCAAGTCTGAATGACTTCGTGGTAAGGGTGGCATATCTCTTCTATGCAGAACCCTTGGGTTTCTGAGTAGTCGTTGAAACTTTGCTTTGTCAATCACCTTTTCCTCAAAGATCCCAAGTGGCGTGGCCAGGCGCCCAGCAACAAAGGCAGCCTTCCACACCTCAATAGGTTCATGGGTATCCCAGAGCTTGAGATACTCTTCCTGCGAATCACCTGAGACTTCTCGGTTCACTATGGTCAAAAGTGCCATGGGTGGAAGAGACACAGGGGTCGGGTACGGCCGAACGAAGGCGTCAGAATTCTTGGCTTGGTCATCGGTGCCGGCTGTCGCCTGGTCTTCCGTGCCGCCTTCTGGTAGTCCGTCGCTGACTTCCGCGTCCCTGGATATTCCAAAGCCTTCGTCAGTTCCAGTTGGCTGATCAGGCTCAACCTCTGACTGTTCAGCTCCCGTGTCTTCTACCACTTCATGGAGTGCGGGGTCTTCCCAGGTGTGCTGggcttcaacatcctcgtcttctccaCGAAGGCCCTCCCAATTACCTTGGGGTATATAGGCACCGCTcgggtcttcttctgccatcGTGTTACGATCCATCTCAGGCTCCTCGACTTGATCGAGTAATTCAATgagctcttctttttccatGTGTAATAAGTCGTCTTTCAGTTGGTCAATATTTCCATTAAATCGCTCATCTTCGTTGAAAATGACgtctcttgttgagatgactCTTCCGGTTTGAGGGTTCCAGATTCTGTAGATATTTGTGGATTGGTAGCCGACCAA is part of the Fusarium oxysporum Fo47 chromosome VII, complete sequence genome and harbors:
- a CDS encoding uncharacterized protein (expressed protein), whose product is MNKQAMRLRFAATDKILQRGTRDASEAALERFNEMLRQDPTDPLGLRDLIPHVLLRLDREQECYDFIKWWARNGPEARSRSPFLNLHGANAFESLTKLSARVSNLSLSHLVALTLLKLRLYLDCESVYNFQQECILEFFEPDPSFADVDRPIGSLARNKMHSTNFDRAETLISSLRSQYLELCREANAANSYFWEALIDDEPCTPPPTQELLAETHCVSCF